A segment of the Planctomycetota bacterium genome:
AGCTGAAGAAGAGGTTGTGGTCGGGACCGATTCCGTGGCTGAATTTGCCTCCGTACTCGAAGGCCTTGATGACGAGGAAGACGAGCCCCAGGGCCGCCGTGGCGACGCAGAAGTCCTCACACCGGCCGCGGTTGCCGTTGCGGATGGCGTGGACGGCGCGGACCATGGTGTACGAGCTCAGGATGAGGACGCCCGTGTTGACGAAGGCGATGATCCAGTTGAGCTGGCCCTTGGAGTAGTCGACGACCTCCTTGGGCAGGGACATCCGCAGGACGACGTAGGACGCGATGAACGCGCCGAACATCATGATTTCGGAGGCGAGGAAGAGCCACATGCCCATCCGGGCCCGCTCGAACGACTGGGCGGCCTCGTCGGCCCCGTGTCCGGCGTGGGCCGCGGCCGCATGCGCTGCTGCGTTCATAAGTCCCTCTTTAGAGTAGCGCCAACGCCCCGAGAAGAAGGGGGAGATACGCGATGGAAGCGAAGAAGAGCCGTGCCGCCCGCCCGCGCGAGCGGTCGGCGGCGAAGGCCACTCCGAATCCCAGGAACCCCGTTCCCAGAAGGAGCGCCGCCACGAGGTACCCTTCTCCCGCCAGGCCCGCGCCGGCCGGCAGCAGGGAGACGACGACGAGGGCCAGCGTCTGGAGCACGACCTGGCGTCCGGCGGCGGCGCCGTCGGAGCCCTCCAAGGTCAGCATCCGGAATCCGCCGCGGGCGTAGTCCTCGCGGTACATCCAGGCCAGGGCCAGGAAGTGGGGAAGCTGCCAGAAGAAAAGGATGAGAAAGAGGATCGCGGCGCCAGGCTCCAGGGTCCCCCGGGCGGCGGTCCATCCCATGACGGGGGGGAGCGCGCCGGGCACCGCGCCCACGAGCGTGCAGAGCGACGTGCGGGTCTTGAGGGGCGTGTACGCCGCCAGATAGACCGCGATCGTGAGCGCCGAGAGGGCGGCCGTGAGGGGGTTGACGGCGACGCCCAGCCACGCGACGCCCGCCGCGGCCAGGATCGTTCCGAACGCGAGGGCTTCCCGCGCCCCGAGGCGTCCGGACGGGAGCGGCCGGTCCTTGGTGCGCTCCATGCGGGCGTCGAGGTCGCGTTCGAGGAGCATGTTGAGCGCGGCGGCGCCGGCGGCCGAGAGGATCGTCCCGATCAGAAGGTGCGCCAGCGTCGCCCCCTCGAGGGCGCTTTCGGAAGCGGCCCAGAAGCCGACGCCCGCCGTGAGGGCCACCATGACGGTGATTCCCGGCTTGGCGAGCGCGAGGTAGTCGGCCGCCCGGGATCGCGCGGCCGGGACGGCCGGGGCGGCCAGGGTCGGGGCCGGGACGGCTTCCAGCGTTTCGTTCATGCCCACGCGGGCTCCAGGCGGCGGCCGGCCGGGCGGGCCGCCAGCGTGAGGACGAGCGTCACGGCCAAAAGAAGCGCTCCCAGGGCGACGTGCGCGCTGATCGTGAGGATCTCGAAGAGGGGCGCCTGGTGGCTGCGGACGAAGCCGCGCGCCGTGAGAATCCAGGTGGCCACGCCGAGGGCGATCTGGATTCCCAGGAGCGCCAGCAGAAGGCGCGCCCCGCGGCCCAGCGGGCTGAGCATCAGCCGCGAGGCGAAGATCGAGACGGCGGCGAGGACCAGGACCGCCCCGGCCAGATGCACATGGAGTCCCGCGCCCGTGTGGCGCGTGACGGCGCCGGCGACGAGCTGGAGGAAGCAGAGCGCGGTCGCGGCGGCGCCCCAGCCGGCGGCGTCCGGCACGCCGTCGCGCGGCGCGGCCCCGCGGCGTGAAAGCGCGAAGGCGACGGCCACCATGGCGCAGAAGACGATTTGTCCGAAAACGGCGTGAACGATCGCCACGGCCGCCTTGGGAAGATAGATGCGCAGGCCGCCGAGGAGGGCCTGGACGAGGACGGCCGCGAGAGCCATCCACGCCAGGGGGCGCCGGGCGCGGAAAGCCAGCGCGGCGACGAGCAGCGCCACGATCGCCGCGAGCGCCCGGTGGGTCCACTCGACGGGCCAGCCGGCCTCCATGCGGCCCCAGGACTTGGGCCAGGCGGGGATCGTGTCGCCGGTGCGGGTCGTGGTGACGAATCCCCCGGCCAGGATGAGAAGAAGGGTCATCGCCGCCGCGGCCACGGCCAGGCGGCGGGTTCCGGCGTCTCGGGCGTCCTGCATCGCTTCGGGGATCCTGACTAAGGATGGGCGGTCGCGGAGGAGCTCTCGGCTTCCGTCTGCGGCAGCCAATCGCGGTCCGGCCGGACTCCGTACTCATAGGGTCCGTGATGGACCGTGGGGACGACTTCGTAGTTGTGTTCCGGGGCCGGCGACGGGAGGGTCCATTCGAGGGTATTGGCCTCCCAGGGGTTGCCGGGGGCGGGCTTGCCTTTCCACAG
Coding sequences within it:
- a CDS encoding cytochrome c oxidase subunit 3 family protein, with protein sequence MNAAAHAAAAHAGHGADEAAQSFERARMGMWLFLASEIMMFGAFIASYVVLRMSLPKEVVDYSKGQLNWIIAFVNTGVLILSSYTMVRAVHAIRNGNRGRCEDFCVATAALGLVFLVIKAFEYGGKFSHGIGPDHNLFFSCYFLMTGFHGLHVLVGVIALFTVAFFVKHMDAQRYTHVENLALYWHFVDLVWIFLFPIVYLL
- the cyoE gene encoding heme o synthase, giving the protein MNETLEAVPAPTLAAPAVPAARSRAADYLALAKPGITVMVALTAGVGFWAASESALEGATLAHLLIGTILSAAGAAALNMLLERDLDARMERTKDRPLPSGRLGAREALAFGTILAAAGVAWLGVAVNPLTAALSALTIAVYLAAYTPLKTRTSLCTLVGAVPGALPPVMGWTAARGTLEPGAAILFLILFFWQLPHFLALAWMYREDYARGGFRMLTLEGSDGAAAGRQVVLQTLALVVVSLLPAGAGLAGEGYLVAALLLGTGFLGFGVAFAADRSRGRAARLFFASIAYLPLLLGALALL
- a CDS encoding COX15/CtaA family protein; this encodes MQDARDAGTRRLAVAAAAMTLLLILAGGFVTTTRTGDTIPAWPKSWGRMEAGWPVEWTHRALAAIVALLVAALAFRARRPLAWMALAAVLVQALLGGLRIYLPKAAVAIVHAVFGQIVFCAMVAVAFALSRRGAAPRDGVPDAAGWGAAATALCFLQLVAGAVTRHTGAGLHVHLAGAVLVLAAVSIFASRLMLSPLGRGARLLLALLGIQIALGVATWILTARGFVRSHQAPLFEILTISAHVALGALLLAVTLVLTLAARPAGRRLEPAWA